The proteins below come from a single Demetria terragena DSM 11295 genomic window:
- a CDS encoding quinone oxidoreductase family protein gives MTTTRALVVTGPDQFALQHFDVPEPAADQQQVEVAAIGVNFIDVYQRQGVYPVPTPFVLCSEGAGTTRDGQRVAWAQHLGSGAGLVNVPREALVPVPDGVDLDVAAAVMLQGLTAHYLISSTFPIKAGDVALVHAAAGGVGQLLVQLITARGGRVIATAGTQAKRQKASDLGADTVIDYTADIDLTAAVRDATGGRGVDVVYDGVGKSTFEASLGSLRPRGMVVLFGGASGQVPPFDLQRLNKAGSVFVTRPKLGDYLQDRAELEWRAGEILGAVAGGSLQVEIGGRYALADAAKAYADLEGRRTTGKLLLLP, from the coding sequence ATGACGACCACGCGCGCACTTGTAGTCACCGGTCCGGACCAATTTGCTCTGCAGCACTTTGACGTCCCGGAGCCGGCGGCCGACCAACAACAGGTTGAGGTGGCGGCCATCGGCGTCAACTTCATCGATGTCTACCAGCGGCAGGGTGTGTATCCGGTGCCCACCCCGTTCGTGCTGTGTTCGGAGGGTGCTGGTACGACACGGGACGGCCAACGGGTCGCCTGGGCACAGCATCTGGGCAGCGGTGCAGGTCTAGTGAATGTGCCACGCGAGGCACTGGTTCCGGTACCTGACGGCGTTGACCTGGATGTCGCCGCCGCGGTGATGCTCCAAGGGTTGACGGCTCATTACCTGATCTCCAGCACCTTCCCGATTAAGGCGGGCGATGTCGCGCTCGTGCACGCCGCGGCCGGGGGAGTGGGCCAGCTGCTCGTCCAGCTCATCACCGCCCGCGGTGGACGGGTGATCGCCACGGCCGGCACGCAGGCGAAGCGCCAGAAGGCGTCCGACCTCGGCGCGGACACCGTGATCGACTACACCGCTGACATCGACCTGACGGCGGCCGTACGCGACGCCACCGGTGGTCGCGGAGTCGACGTGGTCTACGACGGGGTGGGCAAGTCGACCTTCGAGGCATCGCTCGGATCTCTGCGCCCACGCGGCATGGTCGTGCTTTTTGGCGGCGCCAGCGGCCAGGTGCCGCCATTCGACCTGCAGCGCCTCAACAAGGCGGGATCGGTCTTTGTGACCCGCCCCAAGCTCGGTGACTACCTGCAGGATCGCGCCGAGTTGGAGTGGCGAGCGGGCGAGATCCTCGGTGCCGTGGCCGGTGGTTCGCTGCAGGTCGAGATCGGCGGTCGGTACGCGCTCGCTGACGCCGCGAAGGCGTACGCCGACCTTGAGGGGCGGCGTACCACCGGCAAGCTGCTGCTCCTCCCGTGA
- a CDS encoding DMT family transporter, translating to MSSTVNSTRAATPHPSGASSGVLSGSGVVVQFVLLALAWGSSFLFIKIGLEELSPTQVVLARMVFGAAALGVFATATRSPIPRDLRLWGHLTVVTTLLCVVPFTLFAWAEQEISSGLASIFNATTPLIAMVAAAVMLTSERLTRERVVGLGLGFVGVVIIIGPFGGLGGGSVSAQLACLGATTCYGVAFAYLRRYVAGRGVPAASLAFIQILIGALMMILAAPWVASSPVDGLSWRVVVSMVVLGVFGTGFAYVWNTNIVTSWGATNGAAVTYLSPIVGVALGVIVLSEPLTWNQPLGATLVVVGIMTSHGRVHRVVRLRSSIDE from the coding sequence ATGTCATCGACCGTTAATTCGACCCGCGCTGCAACCCCGCACCCCTCAGGAGCGTCGAGTGGCGTGCTCTCTGGAAGCGGCGTAGTCGTCCAGTTCGTGCTTCTCGCGCTGGCGTGGGGCTCGAGCTTCTTGTTCATCAAAATCGGGCTAGAGGAACTGTCTCCGACGCAGGTTGTCCTCGCGCGCATGGTGTTCGGTGCCGCGGCGCTCGGAGTCTTCGCGACAGCCACCCGCAGCCCAATACCGCGAGATCTCCGGCTCTGGGGGCACTTGACGGTCGTGACGACCTTGCTTTGCGTCGTGCCGTTCACGCTATTCGCGTGGGCGGAACAGGAGATCTCCTCGGGCTTGGCGAGCATCTTCAACGCCACGACGCCGCTCATCGCGATGGTGGCGGCGGCCGTGATGCTGACCAGCGAACGCCTGACTCGAGAGCGGGTCGTCGGACTCGGACTCGGATTCGTCGGCGTGGTCATCATCATCGGGCCATTCGGCGGTCTGGGAGGCGGAAGCGTGTCGGCGCAACTGGCGTGCCTCGGCGCGACCACCTGTTATGGGGTGGCCTTCGCCTATTTGCGCCGTTATGTGGCGGGACGTGGAGTTCCCGCGGCGTCGTTGGCGTTCATCCAGATCCTGATTGGTGCGCTCATGATGATCCTGGCCGCGCCGTGGGTGGCGAGCTCGCCTGTTGACGGGCTGAGTTGGCGGGTGGTCGTCAGCATGGTGGTGCTCGGTGTTTTCGGAACCGGGTTCGCCTACGTTTGGAACACCAACATCGTGACGTCGTGGGGAGCCACGAACGGCGCGGCTGTGACCTATCTATCGCCGATCGTGGGTGTCGCCCTCGGCGTCATCGTGCTGAGCGAGCCGCTCACCTGGAACCAACCGCTCGGCGCGACACTGGTCGTTGTGGGGATCATGACCTCCCATGGCCGGGTGCATCGCGTCGTGCGTTTGAGATCTAGCATCGATGAATGA
- a CDS encoding alpha/beta hydrolase translates to MIHMRCDFFSDALELSTSMTVLMPQSTSTQIGMGGTSREGQAPVLYLLHGLSDDDTAWMRRTSIERYASELGIAVVMPQVHRSFYTDLAHGGGRYWAFVAGLSMGGYGALKLALRQPGRFAAAGSLSGALDICAVHESGSREDLVANIWGAGGPPAEDDLVELLRAADPAALPALWATCGTDDELISHQRTVVEAAERRGIAITAEEHPGEHTWEFWDEHIQRFLAWLPLDREV, encoded by the coding sequence ATGATTCATATGCGCTGCGATTTCTTCTCCGACGCGTTGGAGCTGAGCACCTCGATGACCGTGCTGATGCCGCAGTCGACGTCGACCCAGATCGGTATGGGTGGCACGTCACGCGAGGGACAAGCGCCCGTGCTCTATCTCCTCCATGGGCTTTCAGACGATGACACCGCCTGGATGCGGCGTACCAGCATCGAGCGGTACGCCTCCGAACTCGGGATCGCGGTCGTCATGCCTCAGGTGCATCGCAGTTTTTATACCGACCTGGCCCACGGCGGCGGGCGTTATTGGGCCTTCGTCGCGGGCCTATCGATGGGCGGGTACGGCGCACTCAAATTGGCCTTGCGCCAACCCGGCCGGTTCGCCGCAGCGGGCTCGCTGTCCGGCGCGCTCGACATTTGCGCGGTGCACGAGTCTGGCTCGCGTGAGGACTTGGTTGCCAACATCTGGGGCGCGGGCGGCCCGCCGGCGGAGGACGACCTTGTTGAGCTCCTGCGGGCAGCAGACCCGGCGGCGCTCCCGGCCCTGTGGGCAACCTGCGGCACCGACGATGAGTTGATTAGCCATCAGCGGACCGTGGTCGAGGCGGCAGAGCGGCGGGGGATCGCCATCACCGCGGAGGAGCATCCTGGGGAACACACCTGGGAGTTCTGGGACGAGCACATCCAACGCTTCTTGGCCTGGCTGCCGCTGGATCGCGAAGTGTAA